GTCAAAGGCACATACCTTTATCAACAAGTATGATATCATTAGATTTTAATTCGGATTCTTGTcccttttttgttttttcttcagTCGACCATTATCTtcagctctctctctccccctcttcCTTTTCCTAATTGCAAACTCCTATGATATTACAGGACTCCACCTCGCATCCCACAAGTTCAGATTCCGGAAGACCCATTTCTCCAGGTGGTTTCTGCGCTTACTATTGAAATCAACCGGGGTTTTGCACTCTTGCGTGATATTGCATCTGGAAGAGACTTGAAGAAGTTTCTCATGGCAAGTGTTCGTTTCCATCAAGTTTCTGTGTAATTGAAATATCGCCTTCTAAGTTGATGTTGATTTAAATTTAATGTGTTCAACAACACAACCTACATGTTTCCGAGTAGCTTTTGatttatccttttttttttcttgtggcAGATTATCGCTGGTTTTTGGATTCTTTCAATTGTGGGTAGCTGGTGCAATTTCTTGACCTTGTTCTACATAGGTACGATCAGAAACTCAATTAAGATACACCGTGTTTAGTGTTTATCGTGCTAAAAGCTTATCTTTGCTATTGAAAACAGCTGTGATTTTGCTGCACACGTTGCCTGTTCTCTATGAAAAGTACGAAGACAAGATTGACCCGTTGGCAGAGAAGGCAACATTTGAGTTGAAAAAGCAGTATGTAGTTTTGGATGCCAAGGTTTTGAGTAAGATTCCCAAAGGTCCTCTGAAGAAGTTTGTTTAGAGAGGGCTCTGCTTAGGCTTGCTTGGGGAGGCTGCCCCTGACATTTTGGTAACCTCATGGTTTTGTAGCTTGTGATGCCAAGTCATTTTCTCACATCGTTTCATAGGTCCCTTCTTGCTCGTCTGCACAATGCCTTTCAATGGGCGCCTACCTCTTCCTTTTGGCTTGGTTTGCTTTTGGTGATTGTGGTTTCAGCTTCCCTTTAAGTTGTAGAATTTATTTATATGCATTTTGTACTCAAGTTTTTAGAAAACAAGCACCGTAAGCATATTCGTATCCAATACAAGTTTATTAGCTGGATATTAATGGTCGCTTGTACATGGGTTGTCACTAAAATATTTTGAACAGTTGTGGTGTTCGAGCTTCTTTCTTTTTTGTAAACGCTATTGTATTACCAAATGAGAGAGAGcaaaaagatgaatgagagaaaAAGGAGCCTAGAGTGTATtgcaaaaatagagagaatgtattCTAGGTTACAAAACTAATAAGCCAAGTCTTTCTTTTATATAGGTTATAAAACTATAGGGCAAAAgatataaaataacaataattaagaAAAGATTAAAATGCCCTTAAATAATAACTCTAACACTCTCTCAAACTCACGATGCAGCAACAATAAGCATCAAGAGTTTGCCAACTAGAAATTGTTAGAAATTGAAAACGAGAAATAGAATGAGACTTAATAAAGAAGTCAACAATCTGTAAAGAAGAAGGAACAAAAGGCAAAGTGATAGTGCCAAGCTTGACAATCAATCTCGATGTGCTTGGTGCGTTCATGAAAAACTGAGTTGTGAGCAATCTGGATGGCTCTCTGATTGTCACAATACATAGGAGTGGGTTGAGAATGACATACACCCATATCTACAAGCAGCCATCTTAACCAAACAATTTCTTTGGTAGTAGATGACATAACGCGGTACTCTGCTTCAGTGGAAGATTGGGAGACAACAGTTTGTTTCTTACTtttccaagaaataagagaatcaCTCAAAAAGATACAGAAACCAGTAACAGATTTCCGATCCGTGGGATCACGACCATGATCAGCATCAGAGTACGCACGCAGCTCCAAGGAACAGAGTATGCACGCAACTCCAAGGAAGAAGTGGAGGGAAACAAACTTCTCCATGATTGTGAGGGACCCCAGGAGGAGGAACCATGTAGACCTCTTCATGTAAATCGccattcaagaaagcattctTAACATCCAGCTGAGATATATTCCACTGACGAGCAGATGCAACTGCTATAAGAGCACGGACAGTAGTCATTTTTGCAACAGGAGCaaaattttcctcaaaatccataCCATACTGTTGAGAAAATCCCTTAGCTACCAATCTAGCTTTGTAGCGTTCAACAGACCCATCAGACTTGGTCTTGATTTTATAAACCCAACGAGAACCAATTGTATGTTTACCAGGAGGTAAAGATACCAAATCCCAAGTATCTGTCTTGTGCAAAGCTGAAAGTTCCTCATTCATAGCATGCTGCCAAAGAGGGTCAGTAACTGCTTCTTTATAGGATAAAGGCTCAGAGAGGCAATGAATAGACGCTAAAAACGAAGTGAAAGGGATAGAATAAGACGAATAAACAAAATGTGGTAGTTTAGTAGACTTACGAGTGCGCTGAGGATAGCGAGGAGGATCTACAGTATCAGAAGGATCTAGAACAGCTGTAGGCGGAGGTGTTTCAGAAATGTCAGCCTGCGAAATACCAGTATCAATAGCTCGAGACCTGCGAGAGTAATGAAGTGGAAAAGGGACTATAGGAGCAGGAGAAGATTCAGACTCTACAATTTGAGGAACTTGAGGAGAAGAGGTACTTGTATGCTCACAAAAAGGATCAATATGAATAAGATCTGATTTGGTAAGTTGTGAGTAGTGCCAGGAATAGAAAAGAAGGGTATATGCTCAAGAAAAACAACATGGCGAGATACATATAATTTTTGAGAAGTTGGATCAAAACAACGATATCCTTTTTGGCCATCACCATAACCAAGGAACACACAAAGTGCAGAGCGTGATGACAGTTTTGTACGCTCTACACTAGGACGAAGAACAAAGCAAGTAGAACCAAAGACTCTCAAAGAAGAATAATCAGGAATATgtccatatagtttttcaaaagggGACAAACCTGAAGTGATTGAAGATGGAATCTTATTAATAAGGTTGACTGCAGTGAGAACTGCTTCTCCCCAAAACTGACTAGGCACAGATGAGGACAACAAAAGAGAACGAGCAGTTTCAATAATGTGTCTATGGtttctttcagcaacaccattttgttcaggggtatCTATACAAGAAGTTTGATACACAGTTCCATCTAAAGCAagcaaattatagaatttatttgAAGTATATTCACCACCTTGATCACATCTAAAACATTTAATAACAGAAACATGTTGAGTTTTTACATAAGCTCGAAAACGAACATAAATATCATTGAAATCAGAACGACATTTCATTagaaaaacccaacaaaatcgaGTGTGATCATCGACAAAAGAGACATAATATCTAGACCCTCCTTTTGTAGCAATATGAGAGGGTCCCCACACATCAGAATGAACTAAGTCAAAAGGTGCAACAGAACATGAAGTACTTTTACTGAAAGGTAAAGCAGAAAATTTTGCAAGTTTACAACCACTACAATCAGAAATATCATGAACTTGCAAATCTCCTTAGGTTCCTGTAGAAGCTAAGAATCTTAAACGGGAAGCTGAAACATGACCAAGGCGAGAGtgccataaataaaaactagacgaTGATGGAGACAATCGAAAGGAAGACAAATCAACACTAGGAGCTGCAAATACTGGTAATCTCAGCTCATCCAAAACATATAAACCCCCCCGCCTACGGCCGGTCCCAATCAGCTTCTGAGACTGCGGATCCTGCACATGAAAAGAGGTGGAAGAAAAAGACACTGAGTAACCAGAATCACACAATTGACCAACAGATACAAGGTTTAGTGAAAGCTTAGGAATATGGTAAACATTAGGAAGTGATAAATGATGACTGACAACAGAACCAACACCTGCTAATGGCATAGGAGTACCATCAGCAGTCATGACAGGCACAGATGATGCAGGACACAAGGAAACAAAAGATTTCGAATGTGGAGACATATGGTGCGAGGCTCTAGAATCTAAAATCCATGTAGAGGATGTCATACCTGAAGAGCTAGTAGGGGCTAACCTACCGAAGAAGAGGCGGACATGGCATGTGGTTGCATGGTAAGAAACTTCTGAAACTGTTTTAAGAGGGCAGCAAGAGTAGGATTGGAAGATGAGACCCCAAAATCATGCGAGTCAGATGGAGGTACATTAGCAGCGACATTAAATTGTGGAGGTTGTGAGTGGTTGCCAAACTGTGGTTGGCTACCATAATGAGGCGGTTGATTACCGAATTTAGGAGGTCTGAGTTGATGTCTCTGTTGCTGAGGTGCACGATTTACTAATTTAGGACACTGAGCCTTCTAGTGACCTTTTTGTTTGCAAAAGCTACATTCATCAACTCCAACCTTTGTGTGAGGTTTATTCTCATGGTGAGTAAAGTGTCGAGGAGGAACTACCAAAACAGAGGGACTGGGTGCTGGGAGGAT
This genomic interval from Humulus lupulus chromosome 8, drHumLupu1.1, whole genome shotgun sequence contains the following:
- the LOC133796882 gene encoding reticulon-like protein B5; protein product: MADHPESTETKSESLIEKISEKIQGHDDSSSSSSDSESEQVKPESPSSVKAKIFRLFGRERPVHQVFGGGKPADVLLWRNKKISASFLGSVTAAWVFFELLEYHLLTLVCHILIAALGLLFLWSKAHTFINKTPPRIPQVQIPEDPFLQVVSALTIEINRGFALLRDIASGRDLKKFLMIIAGFWILSIVGSWCNFLTLFYIAVILLHTLPVLYEKYEDKIDPLAEKATFELKKQYVVLDAKVLSKIPKGPLKKFV